The Vespula pensylvanica isolate Volc-1 chromosome 3, ASM1446617v1, whole genome shotgun sequence nucleotide sequence tttatttaatcttgtTCGTGCTATCAAGTATGACtaacatgattttttttttacttacgtAAAAAATTCGAGGACGAATTAACGAAATCCtgacgataaaaatttaattcgaaagGAGTTCGAACGAATTCACTATCATAATCTTCAACTTgatcgttcattcgttttacTGTTAATAACAGGCAGCAAGTGGTATAATACTGTGCCAATAACGTTGTCGTTGGCACGAAGAAACGATACGAACGAGGTGGAAATCGTGGCGCTTAACGCTCCACCGGGTGGTTGGCTCTTGAAACTCACTGGGGAGGGAgctttgaaatattctttttacgtgaaaaaaattaaaaaaaagatcgataaaaaggaTTCCAAGTTTGATGAAGATGGAAACTTTACGAGACATCATAATGATACCGGTAcgaatttgtaataaattgtatTCCTTTAATactcgaaagaaacaaagaaagagggagaaagagcgTACATATGTGAGTGTAATCGATATAGTTACGAGATCGGTGATTCGTCCACGTTTCGTTAGTCGGATAATCTTATTAGCTTTGATACCATTCTCATTACcttcgtatataatttataaatatgatgagaaagaaaaaatgatcgatattgTATCGCgatccgaaaaaaaaattagcctaaaaaatctcgaaaaagagtaattgatttttaaaataatctagGAAGTTTCAGACTCGTCCCGTGTTTAATTACTTTTGTTTcaacatatttacataattgcATTGAAAACTGTGATTAATCGCGGGtcattaagaaagaaagaaaataaaaaaaaaaaaaaagaaacgaaagatctCGACGAAAAAGACAATATTGACTAAACGTTGATAAGTTTATCTCGTTACACGGAAACACATAAAGAGACACaataaatcgatttacgaGCGAAATGTCGCGGAAGTCGATAGCTCGAACCGGATGTGTAAGCACAacgaatgtatgtacatgtacttACATAAAAGATTTAGCGTGCTAGATCGCACTAAATTTCCTTGTAACACAACGAGAATCAACTGACAACTGGCAAGGCTTTGGCTTCTAGTTCGCGAGATACGGTGAATATTGTGCAACAACGCGAAATCGAATACGACGATGCGGCGAGCTGCCCTTTGGCCGCTGCTAGCGTGGACCTGACGCacgatgtttctctctcttttttctcttactcatTTATtagcctttttttcttctctaagtttttttttttttttagtcaagagaaaacgagattcaaacttctttttcttttatcaactTCATGTAAATTTCATCAACAGATTCAAAGTATCGTATCGGCTCGAATGCGAGTTACGAAGACACTCAAAACAAATTCGACGACGTCGAAGTCTTCGATGAAACTTCGGAggtatgaagaaagaaaaaaaaaagaattaaacgtcaaaaaattaaaaataaaattaatgactTGTTATTTTAGGCTAGTCGACTAATCATCTTGGACGATGTATCGTCAGAATTTTCAGAGACTAGAAGTAAACGAAACGAGGTCGAAAGGCACGTGGAAAATTTGCATGCTCCGTTATCATCGATTCAAACTGAAGTACGACAAtgatatgattattatattaatttatttataatattcggTCTCGTAAATACTCTTTATAccaaaaatcatttcttttaggAAAGTGAAAAGATTCGGTTGAAATCGTTCAATGATCGATCGAGTAAGATCGTTTTTGAGAATAACGACGTGCAACAGACGAATGTCAACTTTTcaaatgtaatgaaaaatgttaacaAGCAAGAACATTCAAATGAATTTGCACGATTCGCTgatgacgaaaaagaagaaaagagaaggatagttGTAAAATTGAACGAAAATAGCAATCTTTTTGTGAGACCAGGAACGAttcatagaataatttttgatgTAACGAATAATCATTATCAGACGATTAGATGTGATTTCAAAGTTCGAAGCTTACCCCTgatagtttttaatattcaacCGATCTTGTAAGTAATATTttgtagtaataatattgttttctaatcgtagatattaaatgttatatgtataatattcaatGCTAGCACGTGGATTTTTGCTGGTCGAACTGTTCATGTGTTCGTCGATATCGAAGTACCAAGAGGAACTAGTCAAGATGTTATCAATACTCTAACATTATACGTGCAGGGTTCAGAAATAATGGAGAAATCGGTCTATCTCTATGTTGAAAGCAACATTCCAAACGTAAGGTCTTTGATATCGAATTTAATCTGTCAAGtctcaatgaaaattatattatattgggATAAAAGTAATTTGATCGAACTATCAAGTATATTTtcttagatttattttcttagatCGTCGACGATACAAAGCCTGCTATCGAATACATGTTCAACAATAATTGCGCGGGAAAATTGGGTAAGGAAAAATGCACGAAATCTCGTTGGAGCGTCGACATCAGAATTCAAGATTCTGAATCCGGTAGGTAATTCAATCAaagatttgttaaaataaaattaatttatatttatctatatttaattgaaaactTACAAATATTTAGGTCTCAAAAGTGTGAAATCATCTCCGAA carries:
- the LOC122627447 gene encoding uncharacterized protein LOC122627447 produces the protein MESPIVNTILLTFFLFHDYSANGNVREIIVIDKEVPVKNGEIEREIVPQEIYQRKPLDIEIETFWDNRITIGIFKDVGCVIQTRSSSFEENHNFRYCLTKELFHVKKEKDPFLRINFTDTFTKFVEQTTENFLKVNKISKAERKIKIFDKNCKIHLDLYCDDVENNGTSNYREWLFNEVIIDNYNDDANFTHEKELIQKINISGYEEIKFDVNKSIAGIRIVANGNLSCIGIDMPIGSKWYNTVPITLSLARRNDTNEVEIVALNAPPGGWLLKLTGEGALKYSFYVKKIKKKIDKKDSKFDEDGNFTRHHNDTDSKYRIGSNASYEDTQNKFDDVEVFDETSEASRLIILDDVSSEFSETRSKRNEVERHVENLHAPLSSIQTEESEKIRLKSFNDRSSKIVFENNDVQQTNVNFSNVMKNVNKQEHSNEFARFADDEKEEKRRIVVKLNENSNLFVRPGTIHRIIFDVTNNHYQTIRCDFKVRSLPLIVFNIQPIFTWIFAGRTVHVFVDIEVPRGTSQDVINTLTLYVQGSEIMEKSVYLYVESNIPNIVDDTKPAIEYMFNNNCAGKLGKEKCTKSRWSVDIRIQDSESGLKSVKSSPNEVYPRNDFISGTRNPVTFYYSATCCSTQAKITATDLKNNYNTYIIDVTAWDNLSEGEIAAIIVGALLILLLIILIIVLIVFCVRKRKSHDLPYTQRYGSRTPARAERTSF